A genome region from Nycticebus coucang isolate mNycCou1 chromosome 4, mNycCou1.pri, whole genome shotgun sequence includes the following:
- the SOCS5 gene encoding suppressor of cytokine signaling 5, protein MEKVRKMWNNFKYRCQSLFSHEGGSRSENVDMNSKRCLSVKEKNISIGDSAPQQQSSPLRENVALQLGLSPSKNSSRRNQNCATEIPQIVEISIEKDNDSCVTQGTRLARRDSYSRHAPWGGKKKHSCSTKTQSSLDTDKKFGRTRSGLQRRERRYGVSSVHDMDSVSSRTVGSRSLRQRLQDTVGLCFPMRTYNKQSKPLFSNRRKIHLSELMLEKCPFPAGSDLAQKWHLIKQHTAPVSPHSTFFDTFDPSLVSTEDEEDRLRERRRLSIEEGVDPPPNAQIHTFEATAQVNPLYKLGPKLAPGMTEISGDSSALPQANCDSEEDTTTLCLQSRRQKQRQVSGDSHAHISRQGAWKVHTQIDYIHCLVPDLLQITGNPCYWGVMDRYEAEALLEGKPEGTFLLRDSAQEDYLFSVSFRRYNRSLHARIEQWNHNFSFDAHDPCVFHSSTVTGLLEHYKDPSSCMFFEPLLTISLNRTFPFSLQYICRAVICRCTTYDGIDGLPLPSMLQDFLKEYHYKQKVRVRWLEREPVKAK, encoded by the coding sequence ATggagaaagtgagaaaaatgtgGAATAACTTCAAATACAGATGTCAGAGTCTCTTCAGTCATGAGGGAGGAAGCCGTAGTGAAAATGTGGACATGAACTCCAAAAGATGTTTGTCTgtcaaagagaaaaacatcagTATAGGAGACTCGGCTCCTCAGCAGCAAAGCAGTCCCTTAAGAGAAAATGTTGCCTTACAATTAGGATTAAGCCCTTCAAAGAATTCTTCAAGGAGAAACCAAAATTGTGCCACTGAAATCCCTCAAATTGTTGAAATAAGCATTGAAAAGGATAATGATTCTTGTGTTACCCAAGGAACAAGACTTGCACGAAGAGATTCCTACTCTCGACATGCTCCATGGGgtggaaagaaaaaacattcctgTTCTACAAAGACCCAAAGTTCATTGGATACTGATAAAAAGTTTGGTAGAACTCGAAGTGGACTTCAAAGGAGAGAGAGGCGCTATGGTGTAAGCTCTGTACACGACATGGACAGTGTTTCCAGCAGAACCGTAGGAAGTCGCTCTCTGAGACAGAGGTTGCAGGATACTGTGGGCTTGTGTTTTCCCATGAGAACTTATAACAAGCAGTCAAAGCCTCTCTTTTCcaatagaagaaaaatacatcTTTCTGAATTAATGCTTGAGAAATGCCCTTTTCCTGCTGGCTCAGATTTAGCCCAAAAATGGCATTTGATTAAACAGCATACAGCTCCTGTGAGCCCACATTCAACATTTTTTGATACTTTTGATCCATCTTTGGTATCTACAGAAGATGAGGAAGATAGGCTTAGAGAGAGAAGACGGCTTAGTATTGAAGAAGGGGTTGATCCCCCTCCCAATGCACAAATACATACATTTGAAGCTACTGCACAGGTTAATCCATTATACAAACTGGGACCAAAGTTAGCTCCTGGAATGACTGAAATAAGTGGGGACAGTTCTGCACTTCCACAAGCTAACTGTGACTCGGAAGAGGATACAACCACGCTGTGTTTGCAGTCACGGAGGCAGAAGCAGCGTCAGGTATCTGGAGACAGCCATGCTCATATTAGCAGACAGGGAGCTTGGAAAGTCCACACCCAGATTGATTACATACACTGCCTTGTGCCAGATTTGCTTCAGATTACAGGGAATCCCTGTTACTGGGGAGTGATGGACCGTTACGAAGCAGAAGCCCTTCTCGAAGGGAAGCCTGAAGGCACATTTTTGCTCAGGGACTCTGCGCAGGAGGACTACCTCTTCTCTGTGAGCTTCCGCCGCTACAACAGGTCCCTGCATGCCCGCATCGAGCAGTGGAACCACAACTTTAGTTTTGATGCACATGATCCATGTGTATTTCACTCCTCCACTGTAACAGGACTTTTAGAACATTATAAAGATCCCAGTTCTTGCATGTTTTTTGAACCGTTGCTTACTATATCACTCAATAGGACTTTTCCATTTAGCCTGCAGTACATCTGTCGTGCCGTAATCTGCAGGTGCACTACATATGACGGAATCGATGGGCTCCCTTTACCATCAATGTtacaggattttttaaaagagtatcaTTATAAACAAAAAGTTAGAGTTCGCTGGTTAGAAAGAGAACCAGTCAAGGCAAAGTAA